From the genome of Solanum pennellii chromosome 6, SPENNV200:
atatataaaaaaaagtaaaaacatattagttaggtgaattgatttttaaaataactcATTTTGGTCAAAAATTCAGATATTATATGCAAATGGTAGACCAAACAATTTAGAGTGCATAAATGGCTAAGTAAATGAAATAAGAGGTCATATTTGAAATAACAATTTATGTATTAAGTTGAAAACAAtacattttgtttaaatttcatCTATAATTTGAGTACTTGATCATTTATGAAAGGGAACTTTCATATATAGTCACTCAATAATAACTTAATTACActttatagttatagtttgctaattacaattcgtagctacatgttataagGAGAAAAGTGACGAGCGAGATAGGCGAGCGAGAAAGGCCGGAGAATGGAGAGAGGCTAATTGTGCTTGTATATATGTCATAtaattgtgtgtgtgtgtgtgtgtatatataatttgtatttcTATATGTATAAAAGAGGACAAAGGACAtacttaaaactaaaattaagtcGCGAGCCATAAATCattcaaactatagctatattaGCTAATTAATTAGTATATGTTTGTTTTTCTGCTTAATTTTTAGCTAATTAATTAGTATATGTTTGCTTTTCTgcttaatttttcctttatgaAAATTACTTTTgctattttaaaaagtttttgaaCCTGTACGTTCAGTTTTTATTATCACATTTCTTTACTACatcaaagaattttttttaaaataataaaaataaaacaaacatgaGTTATCAATAATATTTAAGAGCAGAAGTTATAATGAAGATAAGAGGTATGAGTTATTATAActttaacatataatttttaggacattaaatacattaatcgttatgcatttattttatttgtaagaataaatatatttaccGAGAAATATAAGGggtaaaatcataaaaatatgaaaaaagataaataacttGATTGCATAAGATAcatgcataatacataaatatgatccttaacTTGGCTTCAGTTGACAACTATGACCTCCAACTTTAACTGtgtacaagtagacacttaaatatatatgtataaaattgaataagtacACACATAAGTGTATAGTTGTGTCtgcttgtgcacacccaaagttaaaGGTTATAGTTGTCCGTTGACACCAATTCAAgggtcatgtttatgtattatgcctaagaTACATGTTACAATCTCAAAGaccataattaaataatatatagacatagatattcataattatgtagctaatacatataaaaataaccTATATTACTATATTCACAAAGTAATAAAAATGAGggaaaaaaacttttaaatacatTTCAGACAAGAAAAGAACAGCGACAAAAACAAATTGTTACATGtgtaaacaaataaacaatgacaatatataataatttattccgtctttgattttctttgtgagaaaaattaaaatataacttatTCTAATAATTCTTTTGATTGAAATAGGATAATTATATCAATTATGTTTATTGTATAAAGTAGGATTATAGAGGACAAAATGACTAATATTGTCAATATGTATAGCTAAGTTACTATTACAAGCCAaagttgaaactttttttttataataaaagtaatttcTAATTATGTTTCAAAAAACATTCTTCCAAGTCTTCCTTTGTAAGTAGATCCACCACCATGTTTTACtttttaaagttatgtcaaaagCTCTTTTTATAtgctatcaattatttttaacacaattatcaatatataaaatatattatttaattataataatataaaggtATTGTTAATATGGTATTGTTCTATGTATGGTATTTATAGTATTTATAGTCTTATCAtgccaaataaaaaaatatttacatcgaaaaggaaaagaaatctaAACTACAATTGTAagttatgaaattattaataCGAAAATTTAAAGGGTATGAGTTCTGAGTAATTACTCTTTATGAATATATAACTAGTAAAACTATCTGCAGGGATAGCTCTAACAAATGGGTGGTCTAAAGTCAAATTCGAATAGAGgccttaaattatatttttttaatgaagtttATTATagtcaattatttaatttcttgaGACATAGTACTCATCAGTGTATAAAAGGTGGGGACGTGAAGAGAGACATTTTACACAATACAGAGCGAGACGTAAGCCTCGTGATAGGGGCATAAGTCCCATGGATCTACGGGGCGTAATCtcatgtatatttaattttatagttttataacTATTAAAATAAGCAAAGGTAAATCTTTCAAtgattttacaaataatttgGTTATACATAACCtataatatatagtaattaTANAAATTTAAAGGGTATGAGTTGTGAGTAATTACTCTTTATGAATATATAACTAGTAAAACTATCTGCAGGGGTAGCTCTAACAAATCGGTGGTCTAAAGTCAAATTCGAATAGAGgccttaaattatatttttttaatgaagtttATTATagtcaattatttaatttttcttgagACATAGTACTCATCAGTGTTTTAAAAGGTGGGGACGTGAAGGGAGACATTTACACAATACAGAGCGAGACGTAAGCCTCGAGATAGGGGCATAAAACCCATGTATCTACGGGGCGTAATCtcatgtatatttaattttatagttttataacTATTAAAATAAGCAAAGGAAAATCTTTCAAtgattttacaaataatttgGTTATACATAACCtataatatatagtaattatattatgatttttatttgagataagtattaataatcataacaaagaaaaaaaagtattattattactatttgagaaatatcattacGTAcactaacaataaaaaatatgatctaaagcaaaaaagttataaataaaattaaaaatgttcgGGCCTAAGTTTTTAGGCTCGGGAATTACGTCTTTATGATCGAGACTTACATCTCAAATTTTAGAAGATATATCTTATAGATCTACGTCTTTAATTTATGCCCAGAGCGTTTTTGGTACGCCCCGTTCCGAGACTCGCCCCGAGACTCTattcaaaaatgtttttgaaaacactgttactcatatttttttaagaaagatATGTATAacctattattttttgaaaaacaataaaaaagaatgaGGCCCCTCAAATTTTGGGGCCAAAGGTGGTTGCTTTTTTTTCAAAAGGTGTAGAGCCGTCACTGACTACCCCTGCCTCACGTGAGAATTTAATATTACagaacttataaaataatacttaaaatctaTTCGTCATTagaactaaaacactatattatcttacatgCAAGATAACATAGACGAACATTAATATGCAAAGGAAAATGATAATTGTAACATCTTATCATTTACCTTTCAATCaaacatatttaatttgatttataatttatcCTTTTGCTTCTTGGGAGTtctattatttgattttttggaGAATCAAATGAACATCAACTTGAAATTTTacattttctaataaataaataatcgtTGTTGAAgggttaaataaattttaaaaggttGAAAAAAGTGAATGTATATTCTAATTTTAATGTGTTGGAAGTTCAATCATACATTTTGCtttacatatatcattttaaagttCCCCCATTTAAATGTATCAtaagaaattattaaaatggaaaatcaaacaAAGAATGTATCATATTGGACAACAATTcaacttattatatatatttgaaagagaaaaatattatataaaaattattcagTTTGTTTGGGTGTTTTCTAAAATCAGCATATCAAAGTGATGAAGTTCAGTTTGAAACTATACACTCCTATTTCAATTGCAGTGTCGAGAAACACATATGttacttcaaaaaaaatatttacaacttGCAGTAAATTTGAGAATCTTTCCACACTTCATATTTGAGCAATTAATTTATTGGGTAGTTATATATGTCTTTGGGATTAAAAGAGTAGTCATATTCCTCTATAGGTCATCCAACACCACATCCTTGAAGTCATGTCTAAAGTTTATTAATTCTTGTCTTCTTTTCCTGATTCACTTTGCACATTAAGGCACAATAAggtttttaagatttttatgtCCTTACAACGACATACCAAATTTGAATTATGTCTCCAAGAGATGGTTGTATAGATTTTTAAGGGATACTTTTTTTATTGTACCTTCAACAATTTCAGTAGAGAAGACTTGTGTGAAACTTATGACAAcaactttgcagaaacataaTGCCACGATCCAAGCCTACACCTTAAACGTGGACGACACTCGAGATCCATTGTTGGTCCCCTTCGAACCTTCATCTTGGTTACCTACAAACAGAAGACTATCCAGGCATACATAAGcattaaattgaaagaaatgcTTAAAAATAGTTTAGtgaatctcaaaatttctcTGAATATACTGAGTATgaaacataagttttaaaaaaagtattttagacTGAAAGACTCCCCAATATTGTGTactatgaagcctctactatAAAAAGATAAGTGTTGGGACAAGACTCACGACTCCTCAAAAGAACTATTACTAGCAACATACATAATTGGAGTCCTTCGAACTCGAAAGCTGATGAGCAGATGAAGTGTTCTAAACAAACTCTTGTTAAGGTACCTAAGAACTTGTATTTGCATAATTGAATGATGCAAGTTAAATAAAAgcagtacattaaatgtaagAATATGTAATAtagttgaataaaaaataattgtataaaaggactactatatatatagatatatactcAACtgaatataaacaaataaagatGTGAAATCATTTTAAACTTTACAAAAATACTTACCCATATCGGAACTCAACATATTAAgtgatataataaaaatatacttttaactCTATCTGGGAGATTCTTTAACTGATAACCATCACTATGATCTACGACTGCCagaattgtcctatactttgtcggGGTATAAaacacctcaactaagtggatccactaaactCTTCCTGAAGGAACTTAGGATTCATGTAAAATGTATGATATTGTACCCATACATACATAGTCAATAAGGAATGTGTGTTGTCTGAACTCATtctcatatcggtgctcaatactaaaAGATATGTGTATCCTTTATTTTTCACTAGTACTTTTTcctacatattttttttctactaAGATTTTAACAAGATATATTATCCATGGACATCTGTAAGGGGTCTGACCCGGTTACTCGACATGGCACGGTTACAACAAAGTTAGCATGAATGACTTTGTTAAGGGCTTAGTGaggataaaattaattatgtgagCGGAGTGTTAACATGGCTTAGAGAAGTCAAACAAAGTTAGGAAGGCAATTTCATGACATGACATGGACGCTGGCAAGGCAGCAGACCATGGCATTGCATGAGTGCTGGCCGACCTCGATTATGGACAAAGTTTGACATGTGAAAAACACACGGTCTGATCAAGTACGAAAAAATTAAGCTGAAATAAATTAAAgcatataaaatatgaatgaaactcaacaagaaataaataaatgacaCGAGTGGGTTAAAAGTTAGCATGACCAAGAAAAACACAGGCAAGGCAGCGGCAGGGCGTTGGCAGTGCGCAGACATAAAAAATGGGCGGATGATTCGGGTGGACTTTGATCAAGCAATAACTATACAACGTTTAGAAATTGCATTGAAGCCAAAAATATAGATGGAAATGACAACAAATGTGTGAAATTCAATCAACCATTAGTCACATGTCAAGCACCTGCAGCGACGATTACCTTTTTATAACCGCTTGTGTCCAGTTTCATTGTaacttgtatatgatttttgaatcaaaatttgaatGCTCTTATCAGTTAGGGATGTCAAATAAAGTTTAGTTTAGTGTCTATGGTCATGACATGTGTAGGGAAATCCGCATTTTTTGATCTTCctctaaaaaattctttttcatgGGCATCTTCTATTCAAAAGGATCTTACTCAATTCAATAGAAACTTAACTTCTACcccactttttttctttttagcatGTGTTAGAAAGCTATGCAATATAAAACACAAGGCTGCCACATGGTCTATAAATGTGCAGTCTTAGTGTTGAACGAAATGAGAGAGTCAAAGTGAAAAGAATTAAGTCTTGAATTTCACTAGACACTTAGAGAAAAACGTGAGGCTTTTGAATGCTGTCAAAGGCAGAAACCAACTTGTGATTGTGCCTCAAGTTGAAGTTGAAGTTAGGATAAAATTGTTATCCTAACGAGTGAGATCCCTTCTATTGTTttgattattaatataaaagttGAGTTTACCTGTAGTTCTtgtgttcatttcattattaaGCATCGAAAATTATTCTAAAGCAACGCAGAAACAATATTGAACATTATGCAGAATATGCTGCGAACAGGCTGAATCAAGAATTGGACTTGACTGCCGCATAGTGGGTTAACCTCTGACACTGAATTTAGATGAAGTAATGTACCAATATGACAACATCCAAGGGGAGAGTGTTATGAAATATTATGGTATGGATGTCCACTATACTAAGAAGTTAGTATGACTGATTATTTCCATTACTTCCCTTCATTATGAAGATAACCTCCACCTttataatgatatgaatatcCACTacactaaaaaattattatgactAATTATCTCTATTACTTTAATCCATTATGAAGATAACCTCTTgactattattattgtaatcTTTCATCTCCATAACTTTctctattatattatataattttaaaaaaaatttcttctttatattgtttttattcTTAAGTTTAAAACTagacacatatttttttttaaagataagaAATCATAATACTTCcttcatttcaaaaagaatgatattattatttttttaactgtttaaaaaagaatgaccccttttcttttttgacaacagtttaattttaactttccatGTAACATgcttaaaactataaaattaaaggatattttagtatatttaacataactttaattttgagtcataaaatttaaaaaatctttatttatttaattatgttccAATTAaactaaatatctttttttaaacgCAGTGAGTATTAAGGAGAAAATCTCTTTTGGTATTCTTTTGGCTCTAAATTTTGAAATGTTGAAAAAATGAGCAGGGCAGAAAAGCTGTGTCTTTCTTTGTTAAGCTACTGCAAAACACTTGGAAACCTCAACCAAATCCACGCCTTCGTTTACAAATCCGGCCTTGAGACCAACCCACTAATCGCCGGAAAACTCCTAATACTTGGTGCCCTGCAAATTTCTGATGCTATTGATTACGCTCGCCGTCTGCTCATACACTATCCAAACTCAGATGTGTTCATGTACAACACCCTCATCCGAGGTGAATCCGAGTCAGACTCACCCAAGAATTCAGTCAGCACATTCATTTACATGCTGCGACAATCATATTCTCCTCCTGATAGTTTCTCCTTTGCTTTTGTACTCAAAGCAGCGGCTAATTTACGGTGTTTAACAACTGGGTTTCAGCTGCATTGTCAAGCTATGACTCGTGGGCTTGACACCCATCTCTTTGTTGGGACTACAATTATTAGTATGTATGCGGAATGTGGGTTTGTTGAGTTTGCTTGGAAGGTGTTTGTTCAAATACCTCAACCAAATGTTGTGGCGTGGAATGCAATACTTACAGCGTATCTTCGAGGGAGTGATGTAAGTGGTGCAGATAAAGTGTTTGGTTTAATGCCGTTTAGGAATTTGACTACTTGGAATGTGATGCTGGCAGGGTATACTAAAGCAGGGGAGCTTGAACGTGCAGAGGGGTTGTTCTTGCAGATGCCAAGTAGAGATGATATTTCTTGGAGTACTATGATTGTTGGATTTTCTCATAATGGTTGCTTTGATGAGGCGATTCGGGTATTCAGGGAATTGGTTGGGAGTGAAAGTAAACCTAATGAAGTGAGCTTGACGGGTGCTTTATCTGCGTGTGCTCAAGCTGGGGCGTTTAAGTTTGGGATGGTATTACATGCATATATAGAGAAAGTGGGGTTGGTTTGGATAACTTCTGTGAACAATGCACTCTTGGATACCTACTCCAAGTGTGGAAATGTGTTGATGGCTCGTCTTGTCTTTGAGAGAATGCTTGGGAAGAAAACCATCGTTTCTTGGACTTCTATGATCGCAGGGTTTGCAATGCAAGGATATGGTGAAGaggtgataaaatattttcatgagATGGAAGAATCTGGGACCAGACCTGATGGGGTCACTTTTATTTCAGTACTTTATGCATGTAGTCATGCTGGtttagttgaacaaggtcatgAGCTATTCAGTAAAATGACAGAAATTTATGACATTGAACCAACTATTGAGCATTATGGTTGTATGGTTGATTTGTATGGTAGGGCTGGTCAGCTTCATAAGGCATATGATTTTGTGGTTCAAATGCCAGTTCCACCCAATGCAGTTATCTGGCGAACACTTCTTGGGGCTTGCAGTTTTTTTGGTGACATTGAAATGGCTGAGCAAGTCAAGGAAAGACTCTCTGAGCTGGATCCAGACAATTCTGGTGACCATGTTTTGCTGTCCAACATTTATGCATTTGCAGGGAAATGGAAGGATGTTGCCATGGTGAGGAGATCAATGACTgagaaaaatttgaagaaaataccAGGTTGGAGCACGATTGAAATAGACAAGGTCATGTACAATTTTGTAGCAGGTGATAAACGAAATGAGATTACTGAAGAAGCTTATAATAAGCTAAGTGAGATAATGTTAAAACTTAAAGTAAAAGGTGGTTATATTCCAGAGGTAGGCAGTGTTTTGCATGATATAGAAGAGGAAGAAAAGGAAGATACTGTGTCTAAGCAGTAAGCACAGCGAGAAACTTGCTGTTGCTTTTGGTATGACAAGGTTATGTAAGGGAAGCACCATACGAATTGTAAAGAATTTGAGGGTGTGCAAAGATTGTCATAGTTTTATGAAGTTGATATCTGAAGTCTATGGATTAGAGATTGTGGTTAGAGACAGAAGTAGGtttcattcttttaaagaaGGTTTGTGCTCTTGCAGAGATTATTGGTGAGGGATGATTTATGGTCCAATTGAATTGGCAATGCTCTTATTTTCTGGATAAACATGTTGAGTGCAAACAGAAGACCCACATTTTGGATGACATGGAATCCTCCATGCTTGCCAtcgaaatgaaagaaaatggaaaagaagTAGTCAAACATGTCTGTCAACTAATTGACTTGGAAAAGGCTACTGCATCAAGCTCCTTACAGATCTTCTGGTATGTGATATGAGGACTCTGCTTATTTAATAACTAAAGCATAATGGCCCTGAACAATATTGCAAACTTAAATTTGACTTTTACTTGATACAGAAGGTCTGTTCACTTCCAGAGCCTCTGAGGATGTTGTTCAAGTTATTTTAACATGCTAGTCTTGTTAATTAGGTAGCAGATGCAAATGAAAATAGCATGAGGCTGACAAATTAACCTTACAGCAACGTCGATAGTAATAGATTGGTAAGCCTTACATTTTATGACTGAAAGACATAAATGTCTCTTCTTTAAACTGCATGATGTCAGGAAAAGAGGATTACAACAAAAATGTGTCATGGGTTGTAATCTTCTGCTCTGCAAAATGTTCTTGTTTGTATGCTCAAGGTCACTGTTGTTCATGTTCCTTCCATTCGCATTGGGGGATTGAATGACGAGCTGTACTGTGCAATAAGAGGTCTGGACCTGGAACATAAAAAACTTTGTATGAGACCGTCCATAGgtataaatttatgaaaaagaatttgaagacAAAGCAAGTGcattttcactttcttttatcttttacaataATATGAAGACCAGAGTTGGAAATTCTTGTCCTTTTGACTTTCCTGGTTCTTGTTTTATGACTCATGAACAATATGACAGCAGTTATGAATCCACCCCTCCATCTTGTCTTGTCAAGGACAAGTTACCCAGTTTGTCAGTACCTGAAGATTAACATCATCTACAATGATGCATCATTGTTGTAgtttgtgaaatttttaaatgcAATTTCCTAATCGGTTTCTGTATGCTTCTCTTTCGAAATCAAGCATAGCTATCATTTTGCATCTTGGATGTCCCTCTCCGTTTTCTTTTGACATTTGTCCAAAGGTTGTGCTTTTGTTTTGATGCtaattctttgttttttctttttctacgATACATCTGTTAATGCCTTTTTCTTTATGCCCCTCTGCATTAGATTATGTATATAAATTCGTTAATAGGTTTAGAGCACTAATTTCTTTATAGGAGTACTATTCCTAACACTTCCAAAACAAATGAATCAGCTGAGGGAGGGTGGAATGGTGCTATAGTAGCAGTTCTCAGGCTGCAAAGAAGTGCTTGTGAAGCCTATTATTGTTGCTGTACTCTCCACCTAGGCTGGTCCACCTCCTATTGTTTTTGAAAGATCTTATAGCAGGGGGGAAATGAACCTAGATCTTTCCTGCCCCCAAGACTTAGCTCGAATGGCAAAAGGTGGAGGATTTGTGGCTTAGGTCACAAGAGCGAAGCCCAGCATTTAAGTAGAGAAGGGTAGAGGGGCGGGCCCATCATCCACCGAGTTTAGAAGTGTGTGATTGGTCCAAAGGGCAGGTCACAGGCAGATTTCTcggtaattaaaaaaaatgaacctAGATCATTCCTACTTTGCACCTTTATGATTCTTGTTTATAAGAAGGCTCAACAGCTAGCTCTGTGATACCTGCTGGCCTAAGATTGACATGGATGTTAGATGGACAACCCAATTGCAAAGCTTTTGAAGTCTTTCTCGAATAATTTCTTGTTCTTGCAGAATTAGAAGCTAAAATATGGGGATCTGCTGGGTATTATCCATTGgctaaaatttatatgtttgaCTGCTAGAACAGATTACCAAGGACATGAATTAGATAGGAAGGTGTGTTAATATGTAGTGTAGTGTGTCTTGCCTAGGGTGGTTGGTACTAtagttcttattttttttatccatcATTATGGATCATTGTTTTCAATAATCTATCCTAGTATGTTGTTTATTATGTTGCGGTTAttgcacaattttttttgttgttgttgttgttgcttgtAATTGgctatattttcttctttgtttctaGAATTGCTGCATTTAAGCCAAGAGTCTTCTGGATACAACCTTTCTACCTCCACACgaggtagtggtaaggtctACGTATATTTTACCCTCCCAGACCCCACTTCACTAGGTATGTTGTAGTTATTTGAGTGCTAGTACATCAAACATCAGAGTTGGAAATTTTCGTATAGAATTGGATTTCACCACATTTGCAAATGCTACGAACAaatatgtttgatattttatgtattattgtaGGTATTGTCTGCTAAGAAGGGACACTTGGGAATCCACTACTTTCTTCTGTGGCTGATGTAACTCATCGAAGAGCCATGTTCCATGGTAATTCTGTGCCCCTGTCAAGTCATTTTTCTGGAACTTGCTTAATAGATCCTTGTGACACGAGGTCTTTAGGTTAAAATCCCTTATCACTTATATCCATCTTGTGAGTCGAGAGATGTTATCTGCAATAGGTAGTCTTTGTAGCAAAAGCTTATAGGTTAGTGAGGACTGAGGAGCACCACCATGCAAAGAGCCAGGCGAAATTTCTGTTTCCGAATGAGGGAAGTGGAAAAGACAGATAGGGAGAGGAATATACTTCTTTTTAGAATGGTTGAATTTGAAATCAAGTTGTTAGATATTTATCTTCCGGGCAATAAACATCTCATCCCGATGTCTCCaaatttgtcttttattttgataattttttgttgttgatgatttaaAGCTTCAATATTTGTTTCGTTGTCTCGCCTTTTCTATGTGGGTTTAGCATAAAGTTTCTTCCTATTATTGCATTGAcgttttgaaattattttcatttgtaGCGTGAAGTTAAGAATCTCAAGCCACATCTACTAGAATTAGTTATATCCTTCTACTTCATGTCATTCTTCCTCTGTTAATGATGTAGGCTTATGTTtctgcatttgaggtaagataAAGGGCCAGACATAGTGGGGTCGGAGGATCCAGCCAACAATCTTTTTTATGACAGAACAATTTActatcaacaaaatcaccatcGACACACATGAGTAGACTTGTAAAGTCCAGCCGGTAGATAAAGGACCTTCCCTAACCAAAAAAAGAGGGAAACAAGAAATATCAACTGATGGCATTACAATATAAAGAGGTATTTGCTATTGGAATTCAAATAATCATTCGCTCATACATATCATCTTGTCGTCAAACGATTACGTAGCATACtgtttttagtttgttttttgtTGGCTCTAATCTAACTTCATTCACTTACTTTCAATTCCATTCTCTTTTGATTGCTAAGAAGTAGAAGGGTTAAACAACCTTTTTACATGTAGGCTTATTGAAGCTCAATTCTCTGTATATTCAGGAACATGCCCTCGTTTTGTGATTGTTTAGTAGACTAAAAGAAGCTACCATCTAAGAGgttatatcatataaaaatatatacagcTTGAACCTCGCTTCTGCATGTCTTACTTCTCTAAATTTGTTTTCAACTGATTAACATTCTCTAAGGTTGCAATTGATTGCTCAGCTTCCCGAGTTGTGCTACCAGTAGCAGAAGCGTAAAATTGGATGGTTGAATGAGTTGGACTGAAGTTCGTCTGATCATTATACAGGCAGGGCTTAAGCACATGCTTTGCTCCAGCTGTTAATTTAATGGGCCCAGATCCCAGAGTACATTCAAATTTCAGTGTATCTTCATCTTTGAAAGATCCAAGGCGTGCCTCTGTTGTTCCACTTTGGCCACTCTCAATACTGTTTGACATGCCTTTAACTGAACCTGATTCAATT
Proteins encoded in this window:
- the LOC107021106 gene encoding LOW QUALITY PROTEIN: pentatricopeptide repeat-containing protein At1g74630-like (The sequence of the model RefSeq protein was modified relative to this genomic sequence to represent the inferred CDS: deleted 1 base in 1 codon), whose protein sequence is MSRAEKLCLSLLSYCKTLGNLNQIHAFVYKSGLETNPLIAGKLLILGALQISDAIDYARRLLIHYPNSDVFMYNTLIRGESESDSPKNSVSTFIYMLRQSYSPPDSFSFAFVLKAAANLRCLTTGFQLHCQAMTRGLDTHLFVGTTIISMYAECGFVEFAWKVFVQIPQPNVVAWNAILTAYLRGSDVSGADKVFGLMPFRNLTTWNVMLAGYTKAGELERAEGLFLQMPSRDDISWSTMIVGFSHNGCFDEAIRVFRELVGSESKPNEVSLTGALSACAQAGAFKFGMVLHAYIEKVGLVWITSVNNALLDTYSKCGNVLMARLVFERMLGKKTIVSWTSMIAGFAMQGYGEEVIKYFHEMEESGTRPDGVTFISVLYACSHAGLVEQGHELFSKMTEIYDIEPTIEHYGCMVDLYGRAGQLHKAYDFVVQMPVPPNAVIWRTLLGACSFFGDIEMAEQVKERLSELDPDNSGDHVLLSNIYAFAGKWKDVAMVRRSMTEKNLKKIPGWSTIEIDKVMYNFVAGDKRNEITEEAYNKLSEIMLKLKVKGGYIPEVGSVLHDIEEEEKEDTVLSSKHSEKLAVAFGMTRLCKGSTIRIVKNLRVCKDCHSFMKLISEVYGLEIVVRDRSRFHSFKEGLCSCRDYW